One part of the Quercus lobata isolate SW786 chromosome 7, ValleyOak3.0 Primary Assembly, whole genome shotgun sequence genome encodes these proteins:
- the LOC115954161 gene encoding uncharacterized protein LOC115954161, whose translation MGFSSAKAKLKAINKNNNNTTGSGSNSSSENWGMGLLLVFFPEDNSSTTNNNHPTINVEKNHLFSSPNSSSPSSSSSSLKSKSLRRNGSNFILSRAQSTISICALFLFITLLLFTLSTFEPSITPHTPSSPRRFLSHKPISESSSFAKISHPRAIKTPLLQLSPTALQGMGALYRRGTRAMNDLVVGHVPEDVTDNDLRLFLRLLHRSSLTAKADLVLIFPNSTSLSSFSPIFQEENDSFFKLVHHYNNDLNSTASPKRVLGFDVTQFMRPGKKEMGESMWGKRVQKSNSSINSDGGGEEIETESTRLSYGSVVGFESSELDPENSLAGFLDHVPMSLRRWACYPMLLGRVRRNFKHIMLVDVKSSVLLRDPLGRVRNQNPVSVYLSTKPGSSSKHNKKNSDKTQSHFLVNSAVIMGGARGVRRLSNSMLTEIVRAAMQHKKKNSVTESEILSQLIANEFLLKNINLVTNTESIPETSSLIPGLNSASATSLSDYAIIQRGNGNYDFNSLIMKLICSFEEDSSVYRDC comes from the coding sequence ATGGGATTCTCTTCCGCAAAGGCCAAGCTCAAAGCTATcaacaagaacaacaacaacaccactGGCAGTGGTAGCAATAGCAGTAGCGAAAACTGGGGCATGGGTTTACTTCTAGTATTCTTTCCTGAAGATAACAGTAGTACTACTAATAATAATCACCCCACCATTAATGTCGAAAAAAACCACCTCTTTTCTTCTCCTAATTCCTCATcgccatcttcttcttcttcttctttgaaatCCAAAAGCCTTAGAAGAAATGGTTCTAATTTCATTCTCTCTAGAGCTCAATCCACTATTTCAATTTGTGctctttttctcttcatcaCGCTCCTCCTCTTCACTCTCTCTACTTTTGAACCCTCTATCACACCACACACTCCCAGCTCCCCAAGACGCTTCCTTTCCCATAAACCCATTTCCGAATCCTCTTCTTTTGCTAAGATATCACACCCCAGAGCCATAAAGACACCTCTTTTACAGCTTTCACCGACTGCGTTACAAGGAATGGGAGCTCTTTATAGAAGAGGCACTAGAGCTATGAACGATCTTGTTGTTGGTCATGTACCTGAGGATGTCACTGACAATGATCTCCGCTTGTTTTTAAGACTCTTACATAGGTCTAGCCTCACTGCTAAAGCGGACTTAGTTCTCATCTTTCCCAATTCTACTTCTTTATCGAGTTTTAGTCCcatttttcaagaagagaacgACTCGTTCTTCAAACTCGTTCACCATTACAACAATGATTTGAATAGTACTGCTAGTCCAAAGCGGGTCCTGGGTTTTGATGTGACTCAGTTTATGAGGCCTGGGAAGAAGGAAATGGGGGAGTCTATGTGGGGTAAGAGAGTTCAGAAAAGTAATTCTAGTATCAACTCGGATGGTGGTGGGGAAGAAATTGAGACTGAGTCGACTCGGTTGAGTTATGGCTCAGTGGTCGGTTTTGAATCGTCTGAGCTTGACCCGGAGAACTCGCTTGCTGGGTTTCTAGACCACGTTCCAATGAGTTTGAGAAGATGGGCTTGTTATCCGATGCTACTCGGCCGAGTTCGGAGGAATTTCAAGCATATAATGCTGGTGGACGTGAAGAGCTCGGTTTTACTCCGTGATCCACTCGGCCGAGTCAGGAATCAGAACCCCGTGTCGGTTTACTTATCAACTAAACCAGGGAGTTCTAGCAAGCATAATAAGAAGAACTCGGACAAAACTCAGTCTCATTTCCTAGTCAACTCAGCTGTGATCATGGGTGGAGCTCGAGGGGTTCGAAGGTTATCAAATTCAATGTTAACCGAAATTGTTCGAGCTGCCATGCAACACAAGAAGAAGAACTCGGTCACCGAGTCGGAAATTTTGAGTCAACTCATTGCGAACGAGTTCTTATTGAAGAACATCAATTTGGTAACGAACACTGAGTCAATCCCAGAAACGAGTTCATTGATTCCTGGTCTAAACTCAGCTTCTGCCACGTCATTGTCAGATTACGCTATAATCCAACGTGGTAATGGTAATTAtgattttaattctttgattATGAAGTTAATATGTTCATTTGAGGAAGATTCTTCTGTTTATAGGGATTGTTAG
- the LOC115953170 gene encoding nuclear speckle splicing regulatory protein 1-like, whose protein sequence is MAMKMTLPRCIQLLKEKTKEREKYREVVYERKIAKERSQDDHLYADRDKFVTSAYKKKLEEQKKWMEEECLRELREAQDDVTKKSDLSDFYFNIGKNFAFGAKDAEVRRSEKQVESKKPVKLAESRELEKLELKGSDDTSDEGQSPNASNAPLKVSVMEDKHQGESSILPKKSVESLEKKPITNT, encoded by the exons ATGGCTATGAAGATGACTTTG CCAAGATGTATACAGctattgaaagaaaaaacaaaagaacgaGAGAAATACCGTGAAGTAGTGTATGAGAGAAAAATTGCGAAAGAGAGAAGCCAAGATGACCACCTCTATGCAGACAGGGACAAATTTGTGACGAGTGCTTACAAAAAGAAACTTGAAGAGCAGAAAAAATGGATGGAGGAAGAATGTTTGCGTGAACTTCGAGAGGCGCAGGATGAT GTTACAAAGAAGAGTGACTTGAGTGATTTTTACTTCAACATTGgaaaaaattttgcttttggTGCAAAAGATGCTGAGGTGAGGAGATCAGAGAAGCAGGTTGAGTCAAAGAAGCCAGTGAAACTTGCCGAGTCAAGGGAGTTAGAGAAGCTTGAATTAAAAGGCTCTGATGATACATCAGATGAAGGTCAGTCACCAAATGCATCAAATGCACCTTTGAAGGTTTCAGTCATGGAAGACAAGCATCAAGGTGAAAGCTCCATTCTGCCAAAGAAAAGCGTTGAATCCTTAGAGAAAAAGCCAATAACCAACACTtaa
- the LOC115953020 gene encoding pentatricopeptide repeat-containing protein At5g64320, mitochondrial-like codes for MLKISKLSTHASKKLQSLFKTHCFAIYLGGVSSRNFSDDGHGVFLNDNNGLSESETEWERLLKPFDLKELRKSLNQISPYQLCKLLELPLDVPTSMEIFEWAGAQKGYCHSFDVYYVLIDKLGAAGEFKVIDRLLMQMKEEGIVFKETLFLMIMKYYGSASLPGQATRLLLDMRGIYSCEPTFRSYNVVLDILVAGNCPKVAPNVFYDMLSKGVSPTAYTFGVVMKALCMVGEVDSACSLLRDMTKHGCVPNSVVYQTLIHALSKNNRVNEALKLLDEMFLMGCTPDVQTFNDVIHGLCKLNRIHEAAKLVDRMLHRGFSPDNITYGVLMHGLCRMGKVDEARALLNKVPAPNVVLFSTLINGYVTSGRFYEAKDVMYNCMLSIGCAPDVFTFNMLIHGLCKKGSLTSACRLVNEMEIRGCEPNVVTYTTLIDGFCKAGQLEEASDVLNEMSAKGLSLNTVGYNCLICALCKDEKVNEALEMLGEMSRKGCKPDIFTFNSLIFGLCKANKIDEALGVYRDMLLEGVIANTVTYNTLIHAFLRRGEIQEAFKLVNEMLFRGCPLDIITYNGLIKALCKAGAVEKGLALFEEMMRKGLNINNISCNILINGLCRVGKVHNALEFLRDMIHRGLMPDIVTYNTLINGLCKMRRLQEAWNLFDRLQLEGICPDAITYNTLICWHCKEDMLDNAYLILHKGVENGFIPNNVTWYLLVSNFVKESAKESQTFSSDLF; via the coding sequence ATgttgaaaatatcaaaactttcaacCCATGCGAGCAAAAAGCTACAATCTTTGTTCAAAACCCATTGTTTTGCAATTTACTTAGGTGGGGTTAGTAGTAGAAATTTTAGTGATGATGGACATGGAGTCTTCTTGAATGATAACAATGGATTATCAGAGTCTGAGACTGAGTGGGAAAGGTTACTTAAACCCTTTGACCTCAAAGAGCTTAGGAAGTCACTTAATCAAATAAGCCCCTATCAGCTCTGTAAATTGCTTGAGCTCCCACTTGACGTGCCCACATCAATGGAGATATTCGAATGGGCGGGTGCCCAGAAGGGCTATTGCCATTCATTTGATGTGTATTATGTATTGATAGATAAGCTAGGGGCGGCCGGGGAGTTTAAGGTCATAGATAGGTTGTTAATGCAGATGAAAGAAGAAGGGATTGTCTTTAAAGAGACCCTTTTCCTTATGATTATGAAATATTATGGGAGTGCCAGTTTGCCTGGCCAAGCAACTAGGTTGCTTTTGGATATGAGGGGTATTTATTCTTGTGAACCAACTTTTAGATCTTATAATGTTGTATTGGATATATTGGTGGCTGGGAATTGTCCTAAAGTTGCACCTAATGTTTTCTATGACATGTTGAGCAAGGGTGTTTCTCCCACTGCCTACACTTTTGGGGTGGTGATGAAAGCACTTTGTATGGTTGGTGAAGTGGATTCTGCATGCTCTCTCCTCAGGGACATGACTAAGCACGGGTGTGTGCCGAATTCAGTGGTATACCAGACTTTGATACATGCACTCTCTAAGAATAATCGAGTAAATGAAGCATTGAAACTTTTGGATGAAATGTTTCTTATGGGTTGTACACCTGATGTTCAGACCTTCAATGATGTAATCCATGGCCTTTGCAAGCTCAATCGGATTCATGAGGCAGCAAAGTTGGTTGATCGGATGCTTCATCGGGGTTTCTCCCCTGATAATATAACTTATGGAGTTTTAATGCATGGGTTGTGTAGAATGGGGAAAGTTGATGAAGCAAGGGCATTGTTGAATAAAGTGCCAGCTCCAAATGTCGTGCTCTTCAGTACCTTAATTAATGGGTATGTGACTAGTGGACGGTTTTATGAAGCCAAAGATGTTATGTACAATTGCATGCTAAGTATCGGCTGTGCCCCTGATGTTTTTACATTTAACATGCTGATTCATGGGCTTTGTAAGAAGGGTTCTTTGACTTCAGCTTGCAGATTGGTTAATGAGATGGAAATAAGGGGTTGCGAACCTAATGTGGTAACATACACAACATTGATAGATGGGTTTTGCAAAGCAGGCCAACTAGAGGAAGCTAGTGATGTTTTAAATGAGATGTCAGCTAAGGGACTTAGTCTGAATACAGTAGGGTACAATTGCCTTATATGTGCTCTGTGCAAGGATGAAAAGGTTAATGAAGCTTTGGAAATGCTTGGTGAAATGTCTAGGAAAGGATGTAAACCTGatatttttacatttaattctttaatatttGGACTTTGTAAGGCCAACAAGATAGATGAGGCCTTGGGAGTCTATCGTGATATGTTATTGGAGGGTGTAATTGCCAACACTGTAACTTACAACACTTTGATTCATGCTTTTCTGAGGAGAGGTGAGATCCAAGAAGCGTTTAAGCTTGTAAATGAAATGTTATTTAGAGGATGCCCTCTTGATATAATCACCTATAATGGCCTAATTAAGGCACTGTGTAAAGCTGGGGCTGTTGAGAAAGGGTTGGCGCTGTTTGAAGAAATGATGAGGAAAGGacttaatattaataatatctCATGCAATATTTTGATCAATGGTCTTTGTAGAGTTGGAAAAGTACATAATGCACTCGAGTTTCTAAGAGATATGATTCATCGGGGTTTGATGCCGGACATAGTCACTTATAACACCCTGATAAATGGTTTATGCAAGATGAGGCGTCTTCAGGAGGCTTGGAATCTCTTTGATCGATTACAACTTGAAGGAATCTGTCCTGATGCTATTACTTATAACACTTTAATCTGTTGGCACTGCAAAGAGGACATGCTTGATAATGCCTATTTGATTCTACATAAGGGAGTGGAGAATGGTTTCATACCTAATAATGTGACCTGGTATTTATTGGTCTccaattttgttaaagaaagtgCCAAGGAGAGTCAGACTTTTTCCTCAGATCTGTTTTAG